In the Diospyros lotus cultivar Yz01 chromosome 13, ASM1463336v1, whole genome shotgun sequence genome, tttgaatttccttttacattttggcccttattctcaaggcccttaattatccaactataccactaagacccacaagattagaaattctcatttctcccttgaaatttcaaaaatttaccgttttgacctccctcgggcatttttagaaaattacacttaggcccgactaatttatttgacctcaaatccactcgattcaacctgaaacctcttaagggttgttctatacatcgaatactagtcctggATGCCCTCCTTTGACTTCTTGGACATtgtttataacaattcggtaatacgacctaattggcagctgtatttttgttgtaccgaaaactgttcccgatctcatttctttcatcactaaaaatcataattttaattgctcgtcgatactataccattttccttggctatctagggtccaaggtactccctctgattaattcgaTAGTCGAAAGCtatgttagtgtgccctatagtcttatttttctcaaaattccaattatgccctttatcaaacatcatttttatcttcaaaattatTCTCAGGTGTTATAGCTAGGGGTCAGGGACCAAGGTTCTGGGGTTCCCCGACCCCTAACAGCTGACGGCCATGGTGGCCAGTCGCCCGACCATTAGGTTCCCGGTTTTAGCCACAGCTGGGTCGAGGAACCCAGTCTCCCCATGGCCGTGGTCGGGGAGCCCAACTGTggagatgtttttttttttttttttttataaaaatatggacaatagatgtggatattatgagtgacgtggCAGCGTGACGAGGCAAAATTAACGTCTcagttaacgtcggttaagttagggactaaaagtgtaaAAAAATTTTGTCCAAtgatgaatagtgagcacaattttgttgatatccttaaagtcattttttttattagtccaggaactaaaaaatgcattaagccaTGGTGACGTGGCAATACTGAAGAGTAAGGTGTAGGTGACGTGGCAGCGTAACGTGGCAAAGTTAACATCTCAGTTAAGGTCGGTTAAAtcagggactaaaagtgtataaattattttgtctgGGGATGAACAGTgaacacaatttagttgatatccttaaagccattttttttattagttcagGGACTAAATTATCTATTAAGCCACTTACAAAAATAACCACAGCCAATGCTTCTTCCCTCTCTCACACCAGAGGTCTCAGTCTCTcactctattctctctctttttcactGGCTTTCTCGCGATCTTTcctccctccccctctctctttctcatttcgACTGTTGATGTCTCTCCTTTTCGGCAGCCCTTGGGTCGTTCCGGATAGTGCTCGCAACAGCGGGGGGCTCGACTACGATGCTCGTGGTGGTGGCAGGCGAGGAGGGGCGgtgagatagatagatagatacagAAAGAAAGATGAACCCGTCGGCCTTGAGGGAGGAACTCGTTGTTGCCCGCACCCGGTCGACCTCAGCCTTGAGGGAGAAACTGGCCACCATTGTCATCCGCCATCTCCATTGctccgatctacaaggaggtaagtctcTCCCACAATGATATACGTATATATGCATTTTTTGGGTTTGGCCGAAACTTGAAGCTTAGATCTACAGTGTTTCGGTTGTTGGATCTAGCTAATTTTTGAGTATATTGGTCGATAGGCCCTTGAGTGTCAGGTGATTGTCTCTGATCGTCAGAAAccaccggccacggtggccggtggcGACTGACAGTGCATTTCTaagttttggccaaaaattaaaactcaaatcTACTAAAATCAAACTATTAAATTTGgcttatttttttgtatgttaactcTCTTGACTTGGTGTTTTTGATGGTAGGTTCTAATCGTATGAGAATCGACCGACAGTGGTCACCGGTGGCGTTGGTGACAGCagttacatacatacatacatatattttagtTAGTTTATATTGTGAATgttgttatttaattatgaatttgtattggTGATATTGAAGTTGAATATTGTGAAGgttaaaattgaattgaattggtttgttttattttgtgaatttttgaattgaaattattaagtttatttatgaattaaatgctaaatagttattgttaattttatttgaatttagatatttattaatgtgtatatatattttaaattaaattaaataattttatataatacatAGAGACCAGTtgtactattttaattttttctaaccAAATGAAGAAACACCACTATGGATACCAATTGTTTGTTCAAAAATTTGTTCATTTGAGTTTGGCTCTATATTAATTTACCAAATTATGCATCTCACTTGATtagaattttattctttaaaaattttatttagtacTAAGatctataaattatatatatatatatataatcagagcattactaaattataaaagataaaagacactttttaaataaataacggACCTACCAACCTTGATGGTAAAAGTAATAAGTTAGTTTTTACTCATAAATATTTCTTGTGTTTtggtaaatgaaaaaaaaataattaaaaatatattttctttgatttaaagtaagtgaattagaaaattatttttaaaaatgaaaaaaaagggaTAAATCCACTCGCTAATGGGTGAATATAAATGTATTACATGTGGATGACGCCATGTTAAGTGACTTTTCTTTGTTACGAGCaaggaattaattttttttttaataaaatgtatgatacattttaagtattaatttactgtataattattatatcatctacacaaaaataattttcaccGTAAGCAACTTtcacattaataaataattttaaatttgatattaaactaatttaaaatttaaatttatattaaataaatttaaatttgatattaaactaatttaaattttatttaatataaatttaaaatacatggACACactaataaataactaaattcaaataaaataaacaataactacttaccattcaattcttaaataaacttaatcatttcaattcaaaaattcacaaaacaaatacaaaccaattcaatttattaatatttaaatttgaatcaatttaatttaattttaaccttcacaatattctaatatcacaaattcaatattaaccTTCAACATCTCCAATACaaacttataattaaatatcaacatttacaatataaattaaaataattacaaaaaaaatatgtaaatatgtataaatatatgtatatatgcacgGACGAAAATAAGAATCGCCACCACTAACCCTACCAACGACCACTGTTGGCCGAAACTTTCTATGATCAGAGCCTACCATCAGAAACACCAAGTCAAGAGAGTTaacatataagaaaattggacttatttaacggttagattttagtagatctgaaTTTTAATTTTCGGGCAAACTTAAAAATGCACTACCAGTGGCCACCGGCCACCATGGCCTGTGGCTTCtggcgatcagaggcaaccacccgacacccaagggtccatcgaccaacatacccaaaaaccaataaaatctaACGGTCGAAACTCCgtagatctaaacttaaagTTTCGGTCAAACCCAaaaaatgcatatatacatatatcattgTGGGAGAGACTTACCTCATTGTAGATCAGAGCAATGGAGATGGTGAGCGACGACGGTGGTCAGTTTCTCCCTCAAGGCTGAGGTCGGCCGGATGTGGGCAATGATGAGTTCCTCCTTCAAGGCCGATGAgttcctctctctttctatatttatttatctatctGTCTCACCGCCCCTTCTCACCTGCCACCACAGCGAGCACCGTAGTCGAGCCCCCCACTATCATGAGCACCATCTGGAACGACCCAAGGGCTGCCAGAAGGGAGAGACATTGACGGCCTAAACGAGAGAAGAGGGGGAGGAAAGGTCGCGAGAGAGccactgagagagagagagagagagaggggggggggggaggggaggggagaaatttgaattttgttaaTGAAATGGGCTGCTCTTTTCATTGCGATAAATCGCGATTTTTTCGTGTCAATATGTCGCGATATATCGTGAGGTGACATTGAGGGTGGCGTTAGGCTAGCCAAATAACATTACTCAgcttaattaaaattatcatcTCTCCACTCAAACGTCCTTTCTACTTCTACATGGCAATcgtaaaataagaaataattaaaattttataatcataaattaacttatttttaCTTGATCatctattgttattattattatataaacaacACCTCGCTTAGTGATTGAATTTGATCGAAGGAGTGACATCACTAAATTACAACCCCCAATCCCACTAAAGTTTATAACCTAGACCTAAAGTCATCAATCTTATTTAGAGGTGCCTAAAATAATAGAATCAAaccaattaaaattatcaattcagtttgatttttgataaaatttgattggttttgatttttttatttttttaaaaattttgtttaattgatTTCAATTTCGTTTTTGGGTTGAAAATAACTGAACAAACTGAATCGACTATTTTTCCTAAATAGTGTCGTATTTGATCTACGCTGACACTATTTATAGCAcacattgaaaaagaaaagaaaaaaaaaaaaagacaaggaaaaaaaaaaaaaaaagtcaaagagaagaaaaatccTAACCCTTTGTCTCCCTTCGAGTTTTTTACCTTTTGCTTTTGACCTTTAATCAATGACCATCGTTGTCCATGTCTTCCATTCATTGTCGTTGTCGTTTTCCTCATCTCTAACCTTCCTTCCATTCTgcctttccttttgtttttcttcgaTCGGTGACTCACGATTAATCACCCTTCCCCATTCTTTTTACTGTGATTGGTGACTGAGAAATGTAGGTTTTAGTTAaccttttcatttttcaattgttttgtaGTTTTGGATCACATTCATTGGATTTTAgttagggttttcatttttcaattgttttacAAAAGTGGTTGTTGGAATGATTATTGATTGTAATTTCTGAACTGATTATTGATTGTAATTTGTAAATTGATTGTTGATTGTAATTTACAGCAATTGCTCTCATTTGTAAACCGATCAATGATTGTAATTTGTAAGCTGCATGAACTGCACAAATTTACAGCAAGTGATTGTAATTTACAGTAAGTGCTCTTATTCagttttttggtatttttagtTCTTTTCGGTTTagtcaattttttcaatttctcgaTATGTTTGGATTATTGGTTTTTtcggttttttttttggggggttggGGGTTATGTTCTGTTAGttgggttcaatttttttttactgaaatTCAATTTGTTTGATTAGTAGATTTGGGTCGAATATACCAAACCGGAGCGACGGTTGGTAGACTTCTAATCTTAGTCCTGCTCAATCTAACTAAAATTTTTGCACACAAATTACCAGTATGTTCACACCAATTCACGATGTCAACCTGCCAACTTCCATCATCTTATTCTTCCTTCGaagaaattaatcaattaattcatTCCAACGACCACTACGACGATGACGACGACAGCAAGAACAACAGAAGAGAGAgatggctggctggctggctttAACTTCACTCCtactcaaataataattaattaattgaagttGTCTTACAAATCCAGATCATTTCCATGCATGTCTCTTTAAATTACTCCCCTCCATGTCATTCTGCTGCTTCCGCCGACAATGGGAGCCTCCACCGCCGCCGCCATTAATGCCAAGGCTCTTCGGAGAAGGCTCCCTCTTCTCTCCATTCTCGCCGTCGTCTTCCTCACCTTCGCCTCCATTGCTCTCTTCTCCTCCCAGAGAATCGGTTTTCTTTCTTCCGCCTCCATTTTCAGCCTCAATTATTCCTGTTCCAACCGAGGCGGCGCCATTACATCAGGTaaaaaccacacacacacacacacatattggTTCCCGAAAACGGTTTTAGTTAAACTGATTGGGATTTTGTGCAGTCGACGCCGACCAGAGCGGTTCAGAAGTGGACGACAGGTTTGAGTTCGACCCGAACGAGTGCAGCGTCACTCATGGCAAGTGGGTCTTCAACTCTTCGCTCAAGCCGCTGTATTCGGACCGGACCTGCCCTTTCCTCGACCCGCAATTTGCTTGCATCAAGAACGGCCGGCCGGACTTCGACTATCTCCGCTGGGAGTGGCAGCCCGACGACTGTATCTTGCCCAGGTTCTTGTTAGCATCAGATCATCATCACGCATGATCTTCATTCTGACCACATATATGCATCCGTAGAAtaatttgcatatatatatatatatataaatgcaggTTTGATCCAAAACTTGCGCTGGAGAAGCTCCGGGGGAAGAGGCTGATGTTCGTCGGGGATTCACTGCAACGAAACCAATGGGAATCGTTCGTCTGCATGGTTGAGTCTGTCATCCCGGAAAACCAAAAATCAATGCGCCGTGGCCGCTCTTACTCTGTTTTCAGTGCAAAGGTGCATGTGATCAATTATCTACGACTACCTtatcattaattattaagattaaTTGTCATGTAATTAAATTGTAGAAGATAGTGTGTAAATAagattatgaaaatttaaatgtgATACTTCTacgtattaattaattagattaaaaaaaattgattaagagCTAACTATGATACTGATTGGATTGGATATGGGATGAAGGAATACAAGGCTACAGTGGAGTTCTACTGGGCTCCGTTTCTGGTGGAGTCGAATTCGGATAACCCGATAATAAGGGACCCGAAGAAACGGGTAATGAAAGTGGATTCGGTGTCGAAGCATGCCAAGTTCTGGGTGGGAGTGGATATATTGGCCTTCAATACTTATGTTTGGTGGATGAGTGGCACCAAGGTCAAGTCACTGTGagtcacattttttttttaaaattaattaatttcctttaattcatACATTTAAAATTCTCTTGTCATAACAactaacaattaattttttaattagttgaagaaatgaatttttgatggaaaatgttggatgaatgtgtgtgtgtgtgtgtgtgattgggGCCACAGATGGGGATCATTTGCAAATGGAGAAGAAGGGTCAGAAGATCTGGAGACAGTGGTCGCTTATAAGATAGGATTGAAGAGTTGGGCCAATTGGGTTGACTCAAACATTGATCCCACCAAAACTAGGGTCTTCTTCACCACCATGTCCCCTACTCACgcaaggtctctctctctctctctctctctctctctctc is a window encoding:
- the LOC127788932 gene encoding protein trichome birefringence-like 3, which gives rise to MGASTAAAINAKALRRRLPLLSILAVVFLTFASIALFSSQRIGFLSSASIFSLNYSCSNRGGAITSVDADQSGSEVDDRFEFDPNECSVTHGKWVFNSSLKPLYSDRTCPFLDPQFACIKNGRPDFDYLRWEWQPDDCILPRFDPKLALEKLRGKRLMFVGDSLQRNQWESFVCMVESVIPENQKSMRRGRSYSVFSAKEYKATVEFYWAPFLVESNSDNPIIRDPKKRVMKVDSVSKHAKFWVGVDILAFNTYVWWMSGTKVKSLWGSFANGEEGSEDLETVVAYKIGLKSWANWVDSNIDPTKTRVFFTTMSPTHARSADWRRKKRTRCFNETMPITKKGHWGSGSDKGMMSVVAQVVEKMKVPVTFINITQLSEYRKDGHSSVYGELGGKMLTDEQKADPVHYADCIHWCLPGVPDTWNQIFLAYL